The Barnesiella intestinihominis YIT 11860 DNA window TTTGTTTATTCACAAAAAAATTTTATCTTTACCCATAATTATAAAACTTTCTTAAATAATCGTTTTTTGAATTAGAAATATTTCAATTTTAGAATTATTCTAATTATATTTGTACCAGAATTAAAAACACATCAAAAACAAAGAATGCTATGAGTAGTATTAAAGGAACAAAAACAGAACAGAACTTATTGAAAGCTTTCGCCGGAGAATCGCAAGCTCGTACTCGTTACACTTTTTTTGCCAGCGTAGCAAAAAAAGAAGGTTATGAACAAATCAGCGCCATTTTCATGGAAACAGCCGAACAGGAAAAAGAACATGCCAAAAAGTTCTTTAAATTTCTCGAAGGTGGTATGGTCGAAATCACAGCCTCCTACCCTGCCGGCGTAATCGGAACAACCGCTGAAAACCTGAAAGCGGCAGCAGAAGGTGAAAACGAAGAGTGGGTAGATCTTTATCCCGAATTTGCCAAAATCGCCGACGAAGAAGGATTCCCCGCTATCGCACACACATTCCGTAACGTCTCCAAAGTAGAAGAAGAACACGAGAAACGCTATCGCAAACTGTTATCAAACATCGAAAACGGAACCGTGTTCTCCGACAGCGAAGAAATCGAATGGCAATGCCGCAACTGCGGATATGTGTTCCGTGGCAAAAAAGCGCCCGAAGTATGTCCCGCATGCGCTCACCCGCAAGCTTTCTTCGAACGCAAGAAAAATAACTATTAAAATTCAGTTTTAAAAATCTCAAAACAACCCATCGGTCTGCCCTTATCGGGTAGACCGATATTCTTTAATTATGGATATTACAGCATTACGAAACCTCACCTACGGGCTATATGTCGTAGGCACTAATGACAACGGCCGCCCTACGGGGTGTATCATAAATACTTGTTTTCAAGTAACCAGTGAAAATCCCATTGTCGCTATTTCCATGAACAAAAACAATTATACCCACGATATAATCGTACGACATGGGAAATTCAGCTTAGCTATTCTCGCAGAAGAAAGCGACACATCTTTAATCACTACTTTCGGGTTTCAATGCGGCCGAGACCGAAACAAATACACAAATTACGATTATGAGTGGCAAAACGATGTCCCCAT harbors:
- the rbr gene encoding rubrerythrin, which encodes MSSIKGTKTEQNLLKAFAGESQARTRYTFFASVAKKEGYEQISAIFMETAEQEKEHAKKFFKFLEGGMVEITASYPAGVIGTTAENLKAAAEGENEEWVDLYPEFAKIADEEGFPAIAHTFRNVSKVEEEHEKRYRKLLSNIENGTVFSDSEEIEWQCRNCGYVFRGKKAPEVCPACAHPQAFFERKKNNY